In Planctomicrobium piriforme, a single genomic region encodes these proteins:
- a CDS encoding PAS domain-containing hybrid sensor histidine kinase/response regulator — MSSFIPDNGGSASLAMLSPAEMARLVAEKDWSQTPLGPREQWPLNLRVVVDLLLAHPNPIILLWGPDLVQIYNDGYRVIAGTKHPSALGQPTKECWPEVWDFVAPLYRQVMEQGKAVSIEESLVRLIRSGDEPEDAYISASYGPVWGENGHVAGIFTTVHDATEKVQVEQARRESEARSRLLTQVVNHSPDFIGVSDVEGRVVYANDVALRLVGLTMAETVDYAVPDYFVERELIRDVVLPAVLRDGRWAGEVHLRNIKAGTSVPVNYDVFRVDDPETGQPLSFATIMHDLTPEKQAQAELAEARRRVEAALMAGEVGTYYWDILADRVFGDRNFIPIFGVPLDEQNSAPLSAFVNAIHPDDRDRVSTLIQQTLETDIPFKAEYRIVNARGERWVIARGQVERDAQGRPCGWAGVIVDITERKQAGERLSESEQQLRLVTDHIPALVGYIDSEMRYQFVNSAYHRWFGTPADKIVGHTVSEILGQEQLQKRLPYIQTALQGERVTFETSFELPDGGELFTLSSYVPDIEGDVVKGFYVFGLDITARKAAEDALRESEARFRLIADTMPQIAWVTRPDGYHEYYNRRWYDYIGVDFEKSKGDQWADPLHPDDRERSRVRWQHSLETGEPYEIEYRFRRYDGEYRWFLGLALPARDAQGTIVKWYGTCTDIHEQKQFLEERDSLLESERAARGIAERASLMKDEFLATLSHELRTPLNAILGWSQLLKIGPTDPVELAEGLEVIERNAHSQAQIIEDLLDMSRIVSGKVRLEVRPLDLAAAVQAALATVRPAAESKGVRLQSVLDPLDGVAINGDANRLHQVFWNLLSNAVKFTPKAGRVHVVLSRVNSHVEISVNDTGEGIDPEFLPYVFDKFRQADASTTRRHGGLGLGLSIVKQLVELHGGSVRVHSEGKGQGSTFTVALPLMPLQPDALSDEKQRHPRAHGGAAIKLAAGVRISGLRVLVVDDEPDARLMVKRLLENHQAVVTLAATAGEALEALRHAAFDVLVSDIGMPREDGYSLIRKIRALDPSQGGHLPAIALTAYARAEDRIKTIAAGFQLHLVKPVDPVELVSMVAAISGRTGA; from the coding sequence TTGAGTTCGTTCATCCCCGACAATGGCGGCAGTGCGTCTTTGGCCATGTTGTCGCCCGCCGAAATGGCCCGGCTCGTGGCCGAGAAAGACTGGTCGCAAACTCCCCTCGGGCCGAGGGAGCAGTGGCCGTTGAACCTGCGCGTGGTGGTTGACCTGCTGCTCGCGCATCCGAACCCGATCATTCTGCTGTGGGGGCCGGATCTCGTACAGATCTATAACGACGGCTATCGAGTCATCGCTGGTACAAAACATCCTTCAGCGCTCGGTCAGCCGACAAAAGAGTGCTGGCCGGAAGTCTGGGACTTCGTGGCCCCGCTGTACCGTCAGGTGATGGAACAGGGAAAAGCGGTCTCGATTGAAGAATCGCTGGTTCGACTGATTCGCAGCGGCGACGAGCCGGAAGACGCCTACATCAGCGCTTCTTACGGACCAGTCTGGGGGGAAAACGGTCATGTCGCCGGCATCTTCACCACCGTGCATGACGCGACTGAAAAGGTGCAAGTCGAGCAGGCACGGCGGGAGAGCGAAGCGCGGTCGCGGTTACTTACGCAAGTCGTCAATCACTCGCCTGACTTCATTGGCGTTTCAGACGTGGAGGGCCGGGTTGTCTATGCCAATGACGTCGCGCTGCGGTTGGTGGGCCTGACGATGGCCGAAACCGTCGACTACGCCGTGCCTGACTACTTCGTCGAGCGCGAACTGATTCGGGATGTCGTGCTGCCGGCCGTGCTGCGGGATGGCCGCTGGGCCGGCGAAGTGCACTTGCGGAACATCAAGGCCGGGACATCGGTGCCGGTGAACTATGACGTGTTTCGAGTAGACGACCCGGAAACCGGCCAGCCCCTCAGCTTCGCCACGATCATGCATGATCTGACGCCGGAGAAGCAGGCACAGGCGGAACTCGCGGAGGCGCGACGCCGGGTCGAAGCCGCGCTGATGGCCGGGGAAGTCGGCACTTATTACTGGGACATTCTGGCTGATCGGGTGTTTGGCGACCGTAACTTTATTCCCATCTTCGGAGTCCCGCTCGACGAGCAGAACTCGGCTCCGCTATCGGCTTTCGTGAACGCGATCCATCCTGACGACCGCGATCGGGTGTCGACGTTGATTCAGCAGACGCTCGAAACCGATATCCCCTTCAAAGCGGAATATCGGATTGTGAATGCTCGCGGCGAGCGCTGGGTCATCGCCCGCGGTCAGGTGGAGCGGGATGCACAAGGCCGCCCGTGCGGCTGGGCCGGGGTGATTGTCGATATCACAGAGCGGAAACAGGCGGGCGAGCGACTTTCCGAAAGCGAACAGCAACTGCGGCTCGTCACCGATCACATCCCCGCGCTGGTCGGATACATCGACAGCGAGATGCGATACCAGTTTGTGAATTCTGCATATCACCGCTGGTTTGGGACGCCGGCCGACAAGATCGTCGGCCACACCGTCTCCGAGATCCTCGGACAAGAGCAACTGCAGAAGCGATTACCTTACATCCAGACGGCACTGCAGGGAGAACGCGTCACCTTCGAGACGAGTTTCGAGTTGCCCGACGGCGGCGAACTGTTCACGCTCAGCAGCTATGTGCCCGACATTGAGGGAGACGTCGTCAAGGGCTTCTATGTCTTCGGTCTGGACATCACCGCGCGCAAGGCCGCGGAAGACGCGCTGCGGGAAAGTGAAGCACGGTTTCGACTCATCGCCGACACGATGCCGCAGATCGCGTGGGTCACTCGGCCCGACGGCTATCACGAGTACTACAACCGCCGCTGGTACGATTACATCGGCGTCGATTTCGAAAAATCCAAAGGGGACCAATGGGCCGACCCGTTGCATCCCGACGACCGCGAACGTTCCCGCGTGCGCTGGCAGCATTCGCTGGAAACCGGCGAGCCCTACGAAATCGAATACCGCTTTCGTCGCTATGACGGCGAGTATCGCTGGTTTCTCGGTCTGGCGCTCCCGGCCCGTGATGCCCAGGGAACCATCGTGAAATGGTACGGCACATGCACCGACATTCACGAGCAGAAGCAGTTCCTTGAAGAGCGTGACAGCCTGCTGGAATCGGAACGTGCAGCACGTGGCATCGCCGAACGGGCGAGCCTGATGAAAGACGAATTCCTCGCGACTCTCAGTCACGAACTGCGAACGCCGCTGAACGCGATCCTCGGCTGGTCGCAGTTGCTGAAAATCGGTCCGACCGATCCGGTTGAACTCGCCGAAGGGCTGGAAGTCATCGAGCGAAACGCCCATTCGCAGGCGCAGATTATCGAGGATCTGCTGGATATGAGCCGCATTGTCAGCGGCAAGGTGCGGCTCGAAGTCCGTCCCCTCGATCTGGCGGCAGCCGTACAGGCAGCGCTCGCGACCGTGCGACCCGCGGCGGAGAGCAAAGGAGTGCGACTGCAATCGGTACTGGACCCGTTGGACGGAGTCGCCATCAACGGCGACGCCAATCGTCTGCATCAGGTTTTCTGGAATCTGCTCAGCAACGCCGTGAAGTTCACCCCGAAAGCGGGCCGTGTGCATGTGGTGCTGTCGCGAGTGAATTCGCACGTCGAAATTAGCGTTAACGACACCGGAGAGGGGATCGATCCGGAGTTTCTGCCGTATGTGTTCGACAAGTTTCGTCAGGCGGATGCATCAACAACTCGTCGGCATGGAGGACTGGGCCTCGGCTTGTCCATCGTGAAGCAACTGGTCGAACTGCACGGCGGCTCTGTGCGCGTGCATAGTGAAGGGAAAGGACAGGGCTCGACCTTTACCGTTGCGTTGCCGCTGATGCCGTTGCAGCCGGACGCTCTTTCAGACGAAAAACAACGGCATCCCCGCGCGCACGGAGGGGCCGCGATCAAGCTGGCGGCCGGCGTGCGGATTTCCGGTCTGCGAGTCCTTGTTGTCGACGACGAGCCGGATGCCAGGCTGATGGTCAAACGCCTGCTCGAAAATCATCAGGCAGTCGTGACGCTGGCCGCGACCGCAGGCGAAGCGCTCGAAGCCTTGCGCCATGCTGCGTTCGATGTCCTCGTGAGTGACATTGGCATGCCACGAGAAGACGGCTATTCGCTCATCAGAAAAATTCGGGCGTTAGACCCCTCGCAAGGGGGGCATCTTCCCGCCATCGCTCTCACGGCCTACGCCCGGGCGGAAGACCGCATCAA